Proteins encoded within one genomic window of Anastrepha ludens isolate Willacy chromosome 4, idAnaLude1.1, whole genome shotgun sequence:
- the LOC128860827 gene encoding peroxisomal ATPase PEX1, with amino-acid sequence MFKRTFKVVFRPTKSNFLLLPENYYGVVSTYDTGCLSLQYNGHTHYASWAPHAGAVKDTEIGINARVAKEIGLSENDLVKCSLIADVLTLRNVFVTPVSAKDWEIIELSGEKISNSVLEQTRIVNSTQILIVWINKSMQVALTVDRLRPIVSYGRIDHNTELVIAPNLYKDITNGSSNDTSSDTSEPSMNHSRELVRCRTSAQIRNQADTNGETYLARSTTEKNINKLTRSESLAKISRNDKIVRLKKDLRRESTHIFEFRAVSGEWRENSQISDVFLSKSNWPEFLELDKVYHMKTPSEHEYYVKVRVLADDELPRTAHTSIQVNLNLMQKLNLKEMEKVVLKPKASVVNFVEKIELYAQKKTHYKIIENAFKRYVIEKTNKSPMLLNQDEVVRLEEDLIVTVGILPEHFRYCVIDSQFLKESKIYAADLVRKVDEIIEVQPKIESTLSVKDLIKLPAFDKIVANLVEELKMNLCLDSKNAVLRQGNVLIAGASGTGKTVLVERVLNELVKKPYFCFFDIFYCSRSKGRKAESIQKDLRSIFTTCLQNAPSIVVLENLDVLAHSTGDQATQDGEYYNRIADTVHQLIVQYTSTNPITVVATVNELQALNKRLYSPRGRHLFQNVTKLPNLEHEAREVILKELCSHIESEKLDLRKFANLTEGYTKGDLVQFVERAIFYAYRINKTHPILTNELLIDSLASTNSYCLQGIENHQKVNDDDNLEELSVEEVPGLEQVVSVLEEVLMWPSRFPSIFQNSPLRNQAGVLLYGPPGTGKTFLVSKIASSWNLRTISVKGPELLAKYIGQSEENVRNLFNRARSAKPCVLFFDEFDSLAPKRGHDSTGVTDRVVNQLLTELDGVESLQGVVVIAATSRPELLDPALLRSGRIDRLVECSLPDATARVRIFEALSASLNLDDSVDFEYFASRTQNYTGADIQSLLTSANMISVKEALSQYGPAKLPSRILVRQKHLIEAFNTTRPSLSASDIAKYQKTYARFTNKERGGARDFVAKRATLA; translated from the exons ATGTTTAAACGTACTTTTAAGGTGGTATTCCGCCCAACTAAGAGTAATTTTCTTTTACTGCCTGAGAACTATTACGGTGTTGTATCAACATAT GACACTGGCTGCTTAAGTTTACAGTACAACGGGCACACACACTACGCATCATGGGCGCCACATGCGGGCGCAGTCAAAGACACCGAAATTGGGATCAATGCCAGAGTGGCGAAAGAAATCg GCCTGAGTGAGAATGATTTGGTGAAGTGTTCTCTCATCGCTGACGTCTTGACATTGAGGAACGTTTTCGTTACACCGGTGTCGGCCAAGGACTGGGAAATAATT GAACTTAGcggtgaaaaaatatcaaatagtgTCCTTGAACAAACTCGAATTGTTAATTCTACACAAATTCTTATAGTATGGATAAACAAATCGATGCAAGTGGCCTTAACAGTAG aTCGTTTGCGTCCAATTGTTTCATATGGCCGGATTGACCACAACACAGAACTGGTTATAGCACCAAACCTGTACAAAGACATTACTAATGGAAGCAGCAACGATACTTCTTCGGATACCAGTGAGCCAAGCATGAATCACTCAAGAGAATTAGTCCGTTGTCGTACCTCCGCTCAGATTCGTAATCAAGCTGATACAAATGGCGAGACTTACTTGGCCCGTTCTACTACGgagaaaaatattaacaagCTAACACGTTCGGAGTCGTTAGCGAAAATAAGCCGTAACGACAAAATTGTACGGTTGAAGAAAGACTTGCGTCGAGAAAGTACCCACATATTCGAGTTCCGAGCAGTTAGCGGTGAATGGCgagaaaattcacaaatttctgATGTATTCCTCAGTAAAAGTAACTGGCCTGAGTTTTTGGAATTGGATAAAGTCTATCACATGAAGACGCCTAGTGAACATGAATACTATGTGAAAGTACGTGTGCTGGCAGATGATGAGCTTCCCCGCACCGCGCACACCAGCATTCAAGTGAATTTGAATCTCATGcagaaattgaatttgaagGAAATGGAGAAGGTTGTACTAAAACCCAAAGCCTCAGTTGTTAATTTTGTGGAGAAAATAGAGTTATATGCGCAAAAGAAGACCCATTACAAGATTATTGAGAACGCCTTCAAACGTTATGTTATTGAGAAAACGAATAAATCGCCCATGCTTTTGAATCAAGACGAGGTTGTACGTTTGGAGGAGGATCTGATTGTGACTGTTGGCATTTTACCTGAACATTTTCGATATTGTGTTATAGACTCGCAATTTTTAAAAGAGTCAAAAATCTATGCAGCAGATTTAGTTCGTAAAGTCGATGAGATAATTGAAGTACAACCGAAAATAGAATCCACATTGAGTGTTAAAGATTTGATAAAACTGCCGGCATTTGATAAAATTGTTGCCAATTTAGTTGAAGAGTTGAAAATGAATTTGTGCTTGGATTCAAAGAATGCAGTACTCAGGCAGGGGAATGTTCTAATAGCAG GTGCGTCCGGTACTGGTAAAACTGTGTTAGTAGAACGGGTATTGAATGAATTGGTGAAGAAgccttatttttgcttttttgatatATTCTACTGTTCACGGAGTAAAGGAAGAAAG gctGAATCGATACAAAAAGACTTGCGTAGTATATTCACCACCTGTTTACAAAATGCACCTTCTATTGTTGTGTTGGAGAATCTCGATGTGCTGGCTCATTCTACGGGCGATCAAGCAACGCAAGATGGCGAATACTACAACCGAATTGCTGATACGGTGCACCAGTTGATTGTGCAATACACCAGCACCAATCCGATTACGGTGGTTGCGACAGTTAATGAACTCCAAGCACTGAATAAACGTCTATATTCACCGCGTGGACGCCATCTTTTCCAGAATGTAACCAAACTGCCTAATTTAGAACACGAAGCGAGGGAAGTGATACTTAAAGAACTGTGCAGTCACATTGAATCGGAAAAATTAGATTTGCGAAAGTTTGCAAACTTGACCGAAGGCTACACTAAAGGAGACTTAGTGCAGTTCGTTGAGCGTGCAATATTCTATGCATATAGAATAA ATAAAACACATCCTATTTTAACGAATGAGCTTTTAATCGATTCATTAGCGAGCACGAACTCGTATTGCCTCCAAGGTATTGAAAATCACCAAAAGGTCAACGATGACGACAATCTTGAGGAATTGTCTGTCGAAGAAGTGCCTGGTTTGGAACAAGTTGTTTCGGTATTGGAGGAGGTTTTAATGTGGCCTTCAAGA TTTCCAAGCATTTTCCAAAATTCACCGCTACGCAATCAAGCGGGCGTGCTTTTATATGGCCCACCAGGTACTGGTAAAACGTTCCTTGTATCGAAAATTGCAAGCTCATGGAATTTGCGTACAATATCCGTTAAGGGCCCTGAGTTGTTAGCTAAATATATTGGGCAAAGCGAAGAGAATGTCCGTAATTTATTCAATCG TGCTCGCAGCGCAAAGCCTTGTGTGTTGTTTTTTGACGAATTCGATAGCCTAGCACCAAAACGTGGTCATGATTCAACAGGTGTTACGGATCGAGTAGTGAATCAACTGTTGACGGAGCTAGACGGTGTGGAGAGTTTGCAAGGCGTTGTCGTAATTGCGGCCACTTCTCGACCAGAGCTATTAGATCCGGCGTTACTGCGCTCAGGACGAATTGATCGATTAGTCGAATGCTCTCTGCCTGACGCTACGGCGCGAGTGCGCATCTTTGAAGCGTTGTCAGCGTCGCTGAATCTAGATGACTCTGTTGATTTCGAGTACTTCGCATCGCGTACACAAAACTACACAGGTGCTGATATACAGAGTCTTCTGACTTCGGCTAACATGATATCAGTGAAGGAGGCGTTATCACAATATGGGCCTGCG
- the LOC128860828 gene encoding autophagy-related protein 2 homolog A produces the protein MAWYNVWTTIKTKTCRYLLQRYLGQFLEENLNLEQLKVDLYNGKATVENVSLNVDALNKLFESQGWSVEVIRGHIGLLTVTVPWNALMSNSSYIEISDADISVRPVQRRNIGTSMLESMWSSASNSMQLAEECMMQKDEENEDASEIDTKSIPGLEKFAETIDNILNRIKASFTNTIFRLEYLSSDNSKAISLCFEIKKLIYENETGCERYSKEYMEGCHDDNPNSHSTTPNNPKESDENIYFLPMFAKHNISISGLRVCTEEKKVDGYSCYSNEEMFKSAAIPILEIKDHLNVRIKMKQSENINGPKVVINTEMGAVFSLITPRQIHLILKLIDAFQDDSCDVQEEDNIGINFPNDNDMYQTKDEKVELGNWMDCETAASNRDTLQHIRLDRLRDLPRAYSPPSSSISSSTTITGLSKLQRKTSSLEYSGEILNFSLKVCSFVSIILIEDILVESSTSNQTPLNITSEQNMIGFANKFFENLQKMADNKVDSAKITEGKNHIFLRVSPIVSEGRQHRIRQALLSKFTLIAQRVDLFEVLNEKPSELITFDRTDSFTGADIAVNIKSDANSKIVDITLQKGELELDISIYDRLSAILGPSPFAAFSSFSTPSCYLKQQEAPKSTITINLTSASLLVKLRFPIFDARPIHDPNRVPWWQQNIRTDYLLISLDYVRLSFVSGVVELLSNEVNVYYVEKNVENKIWILKTNSGRTQSKVLDYVRISVTIPDKYYWIKLKNSCLDEHLYSRTGRGDRLPFSSKRVCRESDTLHNKQDNTESETILLPGETEELREFCNATMRTSKIQVQVNIPNAVVVLISKQMYEVIYNRFNSDLLMWEPSSPIFNSSSLNNTENKQSLYNISATSPRLRNFNECGLSDSEESDSNGSLNINLKDMSMTESIYFSVHDSNRSQDMQQEEPDIQKSNLSIEISIENASVVLFVPIRDTETQIKPEDLGKINIKLEELKIFSVSGYNDNKNLCYLCLELRDLEMDHCGLIPQMSSTLSTSASNENDWYMRKTLYKTPEGLSKSNQPTMKEREMLSLVVETKRVTDQRIKRLRVTTGIQQATLRYHSLIPNQFWLHQLIDFFDVIDYPIEGYTPFGIITEMQLHLWNCAIDYRPTNFDYRAVVELGAFTISSNVISAVAGCNLRFIIEEFILSIAPYKEEKIQQPKNEKLLIDSKYLVPLLDIGFFDISLRLNENSSEKHPKFDLRCSVHDAHLRTCCDSGKALAQLIEHLANDGDSVESGQNATSTISQESEIEKSESFSTDDQRVSQQQWQQERVNLMMAEALRETVTISDSPSTSKSVRFSVHDVEPYYFPDEQQSNASDIEYGASNEMCEILNFEHHVMTTSYTPAEPKIEVLPQVKSDLGDVNMEQIYNMQRRKAHEDEYCVISENERQRLSKCGFRELKMCDDPLRIVDNHFCPPSDKHDLLKAPEDFPIPVSRYTLCEMTFTWHMYGGKDFASTQEDDCSKSEVSHLRMSDAYKYGVSYSKGDKFVRGGKKPKDISWKSVGGIQRNHEVIVEIQLTKVRLSHEIYPSYTAQASRQVLVIHDIEIRDRLQSSEINKFLYHPHTKTSSHKTPQQMVVVKALHVRPNPKLSAAEECSLRISLLPMRLHIDQDTLIFLADFFTNMGSDMKETQYTDNNSPSEIQEPIMDVEVPEMDDEVQVRKLISTNLDLLENEVAGKSLDPTEAKDKSAPIYFREVVFGPDVPIRFDYHGRRVELSRGPITGLLMGLGQLQCSEIRLKKIIHRRGFLGIEKLVTYLCKEWLKDIKRNQLPKILKGVGPTYTFVQFIQGVIDLFRLPIEQYQRDGRIIRGLQLGAQSFTARTALAALEITSRVIQLLQFTAETAFDMVSSGPSIGRVRTHRRDKKKRAQRPKDMREGVTNAYLIVKEGINDSAATLIETAVAEHDQKGYTGAVGAVMRQIPQLVVCPAVLATQATTNILGGVKSSLVPEAKVEAREKWKTDND, from the coding sequence ATGGCGTGGTATAACGTGTGGACCACCATCAAAACTAAAACTTGTAGATATCTTTTACAACGTTATTTGGgccaatttttagaagaaaatcTCAACTTGGAGCAGCTTAAAGTGGACCTTTATAATGGTAAAGCTACAGTGGAAAACGTATCATTAAATGTCGATGCATTAAATAAGTTATTTGAAAGCCAAGGATGGTCTGTGGAAGTTATCAGAGGCCATATTGGCCTTCTTACTGTGACTGTGCCATGGAATGCTTTAATGTCGAACAGTAGTTATATTGAGATTTCAGACGCTGATATATCTGTAAGGCCTGTGCAAAGGCGAAATATTGGAACATCTATGTTGGAATCAATGTGGTCATCAGCAAGCAATTCTATGCAGCTGGCGGAAGAGTGTATGATGCAGAAAGACGAAGAAAATGAAGATGCTTCAGAAATAGACACCAAGTCCATTCCTGGCCTTGAAAAGTTTGCTGAAACCATCGACAACATATTGAACCGCATTAAAGCTTCGTTCACAAATACTATATTCCGTTTGGAATATTTATCGTCAGATAACTCGAAAGCTATATCACtatgctttgaaataaaaaaactaatatatgaaAATGAGACAGGTTGTGAAAGGTATTCAAAAGAATATATGGAGGGCTGTCACGATGACAATCCAAATTCGCATTCAACAACGCCAAATAACCCAAAGGAGTCGgacgaaaatatatatttcctgcCAATGTTTGCTAAACACAATATTAGTATAAGCGGGTTGCGTGTATGCACAGAAGAGAAGAAAGTCGATGGATATTCGTGTTACAGCAACGAAGAAATGTTTAAATCTGCTGCTATACCCATTCTCGAAATTAAGGATCATTTAAATGTGCGGATTAAAATGAAACAATCAGAAAATATCAATGGACCTAAAGTTGTCATTAACACGGAAATGGGTGCAGTTTTTAGTCTCATCACTCCCAGGCAAATACAccttattttaaaacttatagACGCCTTTCAGGATGACAGTTGTGATGTCCAAGAAGAAGACAACATTGGAATAAATTTTCCTAATGATAATGACATGTACCAAACGAAGGATGAGAAGGTAGAACTAGGAAATTGGATGGATTGTGAAACAGCTGCATCCAACAGAGACACATTACAACATATACGCCTTGATCGCTTGAGAGATTTGCCGAGAGCATATTCCCCGCCCAGCAGTTCAATTAGTTCCAGCACTACGATAACTGGTTTGTCGAAGCTGCAACGTAAAACATCAAGTTTGGAATATTCgggagaaattttaaatttttcactcaaagtatgctcatttgtttctataattttaatagaaGATATTTTAGTTGAAAGTTCTACCAGCAATCAGACTCCTCTAAACATAACCAGCGAGCAAAACATGATTGGGTTtgccaataaattttttgaaaatttgcaaaaaatggcTGATAACAAAGTGGACTCAGCTAAGATAACGGAGGGgaaaaatcatatatttctACGTGTGTCACCCATAGTTTCCGAAGGAAGGCAGCATCGAATCAGACAAGCGCTATTGTCCAAATTTACTCTAATTGCACAGAGAGTGGATTTATTTGAGGTTTTGAATGAGAAACCCTCTGAATTAATCACTTTCGATCGAACTGACAGTTTCACTGGTGCTGATATAGCTGTAAACATTAAATCGGATGCCAATTCAAAAATTGTCGACATTACATTGCAGAAGGGTGAATTAGAATTGGATATTTCCATTTACGACCGGTTAAGTGCAATTTTGGGGCCTTCTCCTTTTGCTGCATTCTCTTCATTTAGTACGCCCTCCTGCTATCTGAAGCAACAGGAAGCGCCAAAATCTACAATCACTATAAATTTGACTTCAGCGTCTTTGCTGGTGAAATTACGTTTTCCAATATTTGACGCGCGACCGATTCACGACCCAAATCGTGTTCCTTGGTGGCAACAAAATATCCGTAccgattatttattaatttccctTGATTACGTGCGTCTATCTTTTGTTTCCGGTGtggttgagctactttcaaatGAAGTAAATGTATATTATGTCGAGAAAAACGTAGAAAATAAAATCTGGATATTAAAAACTAACTCCGGCAGAACTCAATCAAAAGTTTTGGATTATGTTAGAATTAGTGTCACAATTCCAGATAAATATTATTggataaagttaaaaaatagttgcttggatgaACATTTGTACAGCAGGACGGGGCGTGGAGATAGACTGCCATTTAGTTCCAAACGTGTATGTAGAGAAAGCGACACCTTACATAATAAACAAGACAATACAGAGTCGGAGACTATTTTGCTACCAGGCGAAACAGAAGAATTAAGGGAATTCTGCAACGCTACAATGCGAACGTCAAAAATTCAGGTTCAAGTAAATATACCCAACGCAGTAGTCGTGTTGATATCCAAGCAAATGTACGAGGTTATATATAATCGGTTCAACTCTGATCTTTTGATGTGGGAACCCAGTTCACCTATTTTCAATTCAAGCAGTTTGaacaacactgaaaataaacaaagcttATACAATATATCGGCTACATCACCCAGATTGAGAAATTTCAATGAATGCGGTTTATCTGATTCCGAGGAAAGCGATTCGAACGGAAGTCTCAACATTAATCTTAAAGATATGTCAATGACTGAAAGCATATATTTTTCCGTACATGATTCTAACAGATCACAAGACATGCAGCAAGAGGAGCCTGATATTCAAAAGAGCAATTTGTCTATAGAAATTTCAATAGAAAATGCTTCGGTTGTATTATTTGTGCCTATACGTGACACAGAAACACAAATTAAGCCTGAAGATTTgggtaaaattaatattaagctggaagagcttaaaatattttctgtcaGTGGttataatgataataaaaacCTTTGCTATTTATGCCTTGAATTAAGAGATCTCGAAATGGATCATTGTGGACTAATACCTCAAATGTCCTCAACACTGTCTACATCTGCCTCTAACGAAAATGATTGGTATATGCgaaaaactttatataaaacTCCAGAAGGCCTGTCAAAGTCAAATCAACCCACAATGAAGGAGAGGGAAATGCTTTCTTTGGTGGTTGAAACAAAACGTGTAACGGACCAGAGAATAAAACGGTTAAGGGTCACGACCGGCATTCAACAAGCAACGCTGCGTTACCACTCTCTGATACCCAACCAATTTTGGCTACACCAGCTTATTGACTTTTTTGATGTTATCGACTACCCAATAGAGGGTTACACACCATTCGGTATAATCACGGAAATGCAATTACATCTGTGGAACTGTGCAATCGACTATAGGCCAACCAATTTTGATTATAGAGCTGTTGTGGAATTGGGTGCTTTCACAATTAGCAGTAATGTAATATCTGCAGTAGCTGGCTGTAATCTCCGATTTATAATTGAAGAATTCATATTATCTATCGCACcttataaagaagaaaaaatacagcaaccaaaaaatgaaaagttattaATTGATTCAAAGTACTTGGTTCCCTTGCTTGACATcggatttttcgatatttcattACGGCTGAATGAAAACTCTTCGGAGAAACATCCCAAATTCGACTTGAGATGCTCGGTGCACGATGCTCATTTAAGGACTTGTTGCGATTCCGGAAAAGCTTTAGCACAACTTATCGAACATTTAGCCAATGATGGGGACTCCGTTGAATCGGGTCAAAATGCGACAAGCACCATATCCCAGGAGTctgaaattgagaaaagtgaatCATTTTCGACAGATGACCAACGTGTATCTCAACAACAATGGCAACAGGAAAGAGTGAATTTGATGATGGCGGAAGCTCTTCGTGAAACCGTTACAATAAGTGATTCGCCTTCAACTTCGAAAAGCGTACGTTTTTCAGTCCATGACGTTGAACCCTACTATTTCCCAGATGAACAACAATCTAACGCATCAGACATTGAATACGGAGCAAGTAACGAGATGTGcgaaattcttaattttgagcACCACGTAATGACGACATCATATACCCCGGCTGAACCTAAAATAGAAGTACTGCCACAAGTAAAATCAGATTTGGGCGATGTAAATATGgaacaaatatataatatgcagCGACGTAAAGCACACGAGGACGAATATTGTGTAATTTCAGAAAACGAGCGACAGCGCCTATCGAAATGCGGGTTTAGGGAACTGAAAATGTGTGATGATCCGTTGCGAATCGTAGACAATCATTTTTGTCCACCTTCCGATAAACATGATCTACTTAAAGCTCCGGAAGATTTTCCTATACCTGTTTCACGCTACACACTTTGCGAAATGACATTCACTTGGCATATGTATGGTGGCAAGGATTTTGCATCCACTCAAGAGGATGattgttcaaaaagtgaagtaagTCACTTGCGCATGTCTGATGCCTATAAGTACGGCGTCTCATATTCAAAAGGAGATAAATTTGTTCGTGGAGGGAAAAAACCGAAAGATATCTCATGGAAATCAGTTGGCGGGATTCAGCGTAACCATGAAGTCATTGTCGAGATTCAACTTACAAAAGTTCGTCTTTCGCACGAAATCTACCCAAGCTATACAGCCCAAGCTTCGCGACAAGTTTTAGTTATACATGATATTGAAATTAGGGACCGCTTGCAATCGTCCGAAATTAATAAGTTCTTATACCATCCCCACACCAAGACTTCATCACATAAAACTCCACAACAAATGGTCGTTGTAAAGGCTCTACATGTTCGACCAAATCCTAAGCTTAGTGCTGCTGAAGAATGTTCACTTCGGATATCATTACTGCCAATGCGGCTTCATATCGATCAAGACACTCTTATTTTCCTGGCGGATTTTTTCACCAATATGGGAAGTGATATGAAGGAAACACAATATACGGACAATAATTCGCCTTCGGAAATTCAAGAGCCAATAATGGATGTCGAGGTGCCTGAGATGGATGACGAGGTACAAGTTAGAAAACTAATATCGACAAATCttgatttacttgaaaatgAAGTAGCGGGTAAGTCATTGGACCCAACAGAAGCCAAAGATAAGTCTGCGCCAATTTACTTCCGCGAAGTAGTATTTGGTCCAGATGTGCCAATACGTTTTGACTATCACGGTCGTCGAGTTGAGCTATCACGGGGTCCAATTACAGGGCTACTGATGGGCTTAGGTCAATTGCAATGCTCCGAAATtcgtttaaagaaaattattcaccGTCGCGGCTTTCTGGGCATTGAAAAGTTAGTAACATATTTATGTAAGGAGTGGTTgaaagatattaaaagaaatcaactaccaaaaattttaaagggTGTTGGGCCAACGTACACTTTTGTACAATTTATACAAGGTGTTATTGATTTATTCCGTTTACCAATTGAGCAATATCAAAGGGATGGTCGCATAATAAGAGGACTTCAGCTTGGCGCACAAAGTTTCACAGCTAGAACTGCACTTGCTGCGCTAGAAATAACATCGCGTGTGATCCAACTTTTACAATTCACAGCTGAGACTGCTTTTGACATGGTGTCTTCTGGACCCTCGATTGGAAGAGTCCGTACGCATCGTAGGGATAAAAAGAAACGAGCACAAAGGCCAAAAGATATGAGGGAAGGTGTGACAAATGCGTACCTGATAGTAAAGGAGGGGATAAATGATTCTGCGGCAACTCTCATAGAAACCGCTGTGGCAGAGCATGATCAGAAAGGTTATACCGGAGCCGTAGGTGCTGTAATGAGGCAAATACCACAACTGGTTGTTTGCCCTGCAGTTTTGGCCACTCAGGCTACAACCAACATCTTGGGCGGAGTTAAGAGCTCTCTTGTACCTGAAGCTAAGGTTGAAGCGCGTGAAAAGTGGAAAACTGACAATGATTAA